A stretch of the Mycobacterium shigaense genome encodes the following:
- a CDS encoding DEAD/DEAH box helicase, with protein sequence MTALTSATETTPKTTFAQLGVRDEIVRALAEQGIEHAFAIQELTLPLALAGDDVIGQARTGMGKTFGFGVPLLQRITAAAATRPLTGAPRALIVVPTRELCLQVAEDLATAAKYLTADQGRPLAVVSIYGGRAYEPQIEALRTGADVVVGTPGRLLDLAQQGHLQLGGLSVLVLDEADEMLDLGFLPDIERILRQIPADRQSMLFSATMPGPIITLARTFMVQPTHIRAEGVQGAATHDTTEQFVYRAHALDKVEMVSRILQANGRGATMIFTRTKRTAQKVADELAERGFKVGAVHGDLGQIAREKALKAFRAGDIDVLVATDVAARGIDIDDITHVINYQIPEDEQAYVHRIGRTGRAGKTGIAITLVDWDELPRWTMIDKALDLGSPDPAETYSNSPHLYSELGIPTDAGGAVGTPRKSPVKRRVTESSGGGDGQKPARNRSSNRRRRTRGGEPVTGHPTGNAAASTNGDGAADAPAGGSPTNGAGTGGSTRRRRRRKPTENAAAATAN encoded by the coding sequence ATGACCGCTCTGACAAGTGCGACCGAAACCACCCCCAAAACCACATTCGCTCAACTCGGCGTGCGCGACGAAATCGTCCGCGCCCTGGCCGAACAGGGCATTGAGCATGCCTTTGCCATCCAAGAACTGACCCTGCCGCTGGCGCTGGCCGGCGACGACGTGATCGGCCAGGCCCGCACCGGCATGGGCAAGACCTTCGGGTTCGGCGTGCCGCTGCTGCAACGCATCACCGCCGCCGCCGCCACGCGACCGCTCACCGGCGCGCCCCGGGCTCTGATCGTCGTGCCCACCCGCGAACTGTGCCTGCAGGTGGCCGAGGACCTGGCCACCGCGGCCAAGTACCTGACCGCCGATCAGGGGCGTCCGCTGGCGGTCGTGTCCATCTACGGTGGACGGGCCTACGAGCCCCAGATCGAGGCCCTGCGGACCGGCGCCGACGTCGTCGTAGGCACGCCGGGCCGCCTGCTCGACCTGGCCCAGCAGGGCCACCTGCAGCTGGGCGGGCTGTCGGTGCTGGTGCTCGATGAGGCCGACGAGATGCTCGACCTCGGGTTCCTGCCCGACATCGAGCGCATCCTGCGGCAGATCCCGGCCGACCGGCAGTCGATGTTGTTCTCGGCGACCATGCCGGGCCCGATCATCACGCTGGCCCGCACATTCATGGTCCAGCCCACCCATATCAGGGCCGAGGGCGTGCAGGGCGCGGCCACCCACGACACCACCGAGCAGTTCGTCTACCGCGCCCACGCGTTGGACAAGGTCGAGATGGTCAGCCGCATCCTGCAGGCGAACGGCCGCGGCGCGACGATGATCTTCACCCGCACCAAGCGGACCGCGCAGAAGGTGGCCGACGAGCTGGCCGAGCGCGGATTCAAGGTCGGCGCCGTGCACGGCGACCTGGGCCAGATCGCGCGCGAGAAGGCGCTGAAGGCCTTCCGCGCCGGCGACATCGATGTGCTGGTCGCCACCGACGTCGCCGCCCGCGGCATCGACATCGACGACATCACCCACGTGATCAACTACCAGATCCCCGAGGACGAGCAGGCCTACGTGCACCGCATCGGGCGCACTGGCCGCGCGGGCAAGACCGGCATCGCGATCACCCTGGTCGACTGGGACGAGCTGCCCCGCTGGACGATGATCGACAAGGCGCTCGACCTTGGCTCCCCGGACCCGGCCGAGACGTACTCCAACTCGCCGCACCTGTACAGCGAGCTGGGCATTCCGACCGACGCCGGCGGCGCCGTCGGCACGCCCCGTAAGTCGCCGGTGAAGCGTCGCGTCACCGAGAGTTCGGGCGGCGGCGACGGCCAGAAGCCCGCCCGCAACCGGTCCAGCAACCGGCGCCGGCGGACCCGGGGTGGCGAGCCCGTCACCGGGCACCCCACCGGCAACGCCGCCGCGAGCACCAACGGTGACGGTGCCGCGGACGCACCCGCGGGCGGCTCCCCCACCAACGGCGCCGGGACCGGCGGCTCTACCCGGCGTCGTCGCCGCCGCAAGCCGACCGAGAACGCCGCCGCCGCTACCGCCAACTGA
- a CDS encoding isochorismate synthase → MTSAEPPFALSGPAGTLIADGVRARYREVAAAQQALRSGLVPIVLGALPFDVSRPAALLAPGAVLRPDALPDWTTGPLPTVRVAAAVPPPADYRTRISRARDRLIAPGAALSKVVLARALRLSADAPLDGRAVLRRLVAADPAAYGYLVDLTAAGGDYAGAALVGASPELLVARSGDRVTCQPFAGSAPRAADPELDAANGAALAASAKDRHEHRLVIDAIRAALAPLCDELTIAPEPELSRTAAVWHLCTPISGRLRETSITAIDLALALHPTPAVGGVPAQAAAELITELEGDRGFYAGAVGWCDAAGDGRWVVSIRCARLSTDRRTAVAHAGGGIVAESDPDDEVAETTTKFATILRALGVQR, encoded by the coding sequence GTGACGTCCGCCGAACCGCCCTTCGCGCTGAGCGGGCCGGCCGGCACCCTGATCGCCGACGGAGTCCGGGCGCGCTACCGCGAGGTGGCCGCGGCCCAGCAGGCGCTGCGCTCGGGGTTGGTGCCAATCGTGTTGGGGGCGTTACCTTTTGACGTGAGCAGGCCGGCCGCCCTGCTGGCACCGGGCGCGGTGCTGCGCCCCGACGCGTTGCCGGACTGGACGACGGGGCCGTTGCCGACGGTGCGCGTGGCGGCCGCCGTGCCGCCACCGGCCGACTACCGCACCCGGATCAGCCGGGCGCGCGACCGGCTGATCGCGCCGGGGGCCGCGCTGAGCAAGGTGGTACTGGCCCGCGCGCTGCGGTTGTCCGCCGACGCGCCGCTGGACGGCCGCGCCGTCCTGCGGCGGCTAGTCGCCGCGGACCCGGCGGCCTACGGCTATCTCGTCGACCTCACGGCCGCGGGCGGCGACTACGCCGGCGCCGCACTGGTCGGCGCCAGCCCCGAGCTGCTGGTCGCACGCTCCGGCGACCGGGTGACGTGTCAGCCGTTCGCCGGCTCGGCCCCGCGCGCCGCCGACCCGGAACTCGATGCGGCCAACGGCGCGGCGCTGGCCGCATCGGCCAAGGACCGGCACGAGCACCGGCTGGTGATCGACGCGATACGAGCCGCGCTGGCGCCGCTGTGCGATGAGCTGACCATCGCGCCCGAGCCGGAACTCAGCCGCACCGCGGCCGTCTGGCACCTGTGCACGCCGATCAGCGGCCGCCTGCGCGAAACATCAATCACTGCAATCGATCTCGCGCTGGCACTGCATCCCACGCCGGCGGTCGGCGGGGTCCCGGCCCAGGCCGCGGCCGAACTCATCACCGAACTGGAGGGCGATCGCGGGTTTTACGCGGGCGCAGTGGGCTGGTGCGACGCCGCCGGCGACGGCCGCTGGGTGGTGTCCATTCGCTGCGCGCGGCTGTCGACCGATCGCCGTACCGCCGTGGCGCACGCCGGCGGCGGCATCGTCGCCGAATCCGATCCCGACGACGAAGTCGCGGAGACGACAACGAAATTCGCCACCATCCTACGGGCCCTGGGAGTCCAGCGTTGA
- a CDS encoding Rv3212 family protein: MVKPERRTKGDLLAAAAIVVVVAAAAALIWWTSDARATTSRPAAVPLPNPTPAREVPAALHQLWTAASPATTAPVVVSGTLTTGMGREVDGRDPATGQTRWSYARDADLCGVSWIYRFAVAVFKDDRGCGQVTTLDGSTGRRGAARSSYADPRVRLSSDGMTVLSTGDTRLELWRSDMVRMLAYGETDARVKPSARGLHSGCRLISAAASTSTVSVLESCANQADLRLVLLRPGKEDDEPAQHAVSEPGIRADSGARVVAVRENNTAVYVPLPQPHVDVIDETGTAVSSTLLPRAPSPAAVASLAGNSVTWWTGDSVLVFDAATLTPRYTVAAGEATAPLGPGAMMAGKLLIPVTGAIGVYDPVSGANERYIPVLRAPGAPGVPVVPAVSGSRVFEQRGDTVVALG, translated from the coding sequence ATGGTCAAACCCGAACGCCGGACCAAGGGTGACCTGCTGGCCGCCGCGGCGATCGTGGTCGTCGTCGCCGCCGCGGCCGCGCTGATCTGGTGGACCAGCGACGCACGGGCCACCACCAGCCGGCCGGCGGCGGTTCCGTTGCCCAATCCCACGCCAGCCCGGGAAGTGCCGGCGGCGCTGCACCAGCTGTGGACCGCGGCCAGCCCCGCCACCACGGCGCCGGTCGTGGTCAGCGGGACACTCACCACCGGCATGGGCCGCGAGGTGGACGGGCGCGATCCCGCCACGGGACAGACGCGCTGGAGCTACGCCCGCGACGCCGACCTGTGCGGCGTCTCGTGGATCTACCGCTTCGCCGTCGCGGTCTTCAAGGACGACCGCGGCTGCGGGCAGGTCACCACCCTCGACGGGTCCACCGGCCGGCGCGGGGCCGCCCGCAGCAGCTACGCCGATCCGCGCGTCCGGCTGTCCTCCGATGGCATGACGGTGCTGTCGACCGGCGACACCCGCCTGGAACTGTGGCGCTCGGACATGGTCCGGATGCTGGCGTACGGCGAGACCGATGCCCGGGTCAAGCCCTCGGCGCGGGGCCTGCACTCCGGATGCCGGCTGATCTCGGCGGCGGCCAGCACCTCGACGGTCTCGGTGCTGGAGAGCTGCGCCAACCAGGCCGACCTGCGGCTGGTGCTGTTGCGCCCGGGCAAGGAGGACGACGAGCCCGCCCAGCACGCCGTGTCGGAGCCCGGCATTCGTGCGGACTCCGGTGCACGCGTCGTGGCGGTGCGCGAGAACAACACCGCCGTGTACGTGCCGCTGCCGCAGCCCCACGTCGACGTGATCGACGAGACCGGCACCGCGGTGTCGAGCACGCTGCTGCCCAGGGCGCCGTCGCCCGCGGCGGTGGCGTCGCTGGCGGGCAACTCGGTCACCTGGTGGACTGGCGATTCGGTGTTGGTCTTCGACGCGGCCACCCTGACGCCGCGCTACACGGTGGCCGCCGGTGAGGCGACCGCGCCGCTGGGGCCGGGCGCGATGATGGCCGGCAAGCTGTTGATCCCGGTGACCGGGGCGATCGGGGTCTATGACCCCGTCAGCGGCGCCAACGAGCGCTACATCCCGGTGCTCCGGGCCCCCGGCGCACCGGGAGTGCCGGTGGTTCCGGCGGTCTCGGGGTCACGCGTGTTCGAGCAGCGGGGCGACACCGTGGTGGCCCTCGGCTGA
- a CDS encoding ParA family protein, translated as MSDLRVLAVANQKGGVAKTTTVASLGAALAESGRRVLLVDLDPQGCLTFSLGHDPDKLPVSVHEVLLGDIEPSAALVTTIEGMTLLPANIDLAGAEAMLLMRAGREYALKRALAKLSDQFDVVILDCPPSLGVLTLNGLTAADEVIVPLQCETLAHRGVGQFLRTVADVQAITNPDLKLLGALPTLYDSRTTHTRDVLLDVADRYELPVLAPPIPRTVRFAEASASGSSVMAGRKNKGAVAYAQLAQALIKHWKSGKPLPTYAVEA; from the coding sequence GTGAGTGACTTGCGCGTACTGGCGGTGGCCAACCAGAAGGGTGGCGTTGCCAAAACGACGACGGTCGCCTCGCTCGGCGCGGCGCTGGCCGAAAGCGGCCGGCGGGTGCTGCTGGTCGATCTGGATCCGCAGGGCTGTCTGACGTTTTCGCTCGGCCACGATCCCGACAAGTTGCCGGTCTCCGTGCACGAGGTGCTGCTCGGCGATATCGAGCCGAGTGCGGCGCTGGTCACGACCATAGAGGGAATGACGCTGTTACCGGCCAACATTGACCTCGCCGGTGCCGAGGCGATGCTGTTGATGCGGGCCGGCCGCGAGTACGCGCTCAAACGCGCACTGGCCAAGCTGAGCGATCAGTTCGACGTGGTGATCCTGGACTGCCCGCCGTCGCTGGGGGTGCTCACGCTCAACGGGCTGACGGCCGCCGACGAGGTCATCGTGCCGCTGCAGTGCGAGACGCTGGCCCACCGCGGTGTCGGCCAATTCCTGCGCACGGTCGCCGATGTGCAGGCGATCACCAACCCGGATCTGAAGCTGCTGGGCGCCCTGCCGACGCTGTACGACTCGCGCACCACGCACACCCGCGACGTGCTGCTCGACGTCGCCGATCGCTACGAGCTACCGGTGCTCGCGCCACCGATCCCGCGCACGGTTCGCTTCGCCGAGGCCAGCGCGTCGGGCTCGTCGGTGATGGCGGGCCGCAAGAACAAGGGTGCGGTCGCCTACGCGCAGCTGGCCCAGGCGCTGATCAAGCACTGGAAGTCCGGCAAGCCGCTGCCGACGTACGCCGTCGAAGCCTAG
- a CDS encoding acid phosphatase — protein MVVQKHRLILLRHGETEWSKSGQHTGRTDIELTDTGRLQAELAGHVLRELKLTDPLVISSPRIRALITAKLAGLTVDEVTELLAEWDYGSYEGLTTPQIQESVPDWLVWTHGCPGGESVAQVSDRADRAVAFALDHMSSRDVVFVGHSHFSRSVITRWVELPLVEGSRFWMLAGSIAVCGFEHGVRQLAALGLTGLPQAIAPG, from the coding sequence ATGGTCGTGCAAAAACACCGATTGATCCTGCTCCGCCACGGGGAAACCGAATGGTCGAAGTCCGGGCAGCACACCGGCCGCACCGACATTGAGCTGACCGATACCGGCCGGCTCCAGGCCGAGCTGGCCGGGCATGTGTTGCGCGAACTCAAACTGACCGACCCGCTGGTGATCAGCAGCCCGCGGATACGCGCCCTGATCACCGCGAAGTTGGCCGGACTCACCGTGGACGAGGTGACTGAGCTGCTCGCCGAATGGGATTACGGTTCCTACGAGGGGTTGACGACCCCGCAGATACAGGAGTCGGTCCCCGATTGGCTGGTCTGGACCCACGGCTGCCCCGGGGGCGAGAGTGTGGCCCAAGTCAGCGACCGCGCCGATCGCGCCGTCGCGTTCGCTCTGGATCACATGAGCTCGCGCGACGTGGTGTTCGTCGGCCACAGCCACTTCTCCCGTTCGGTGATCACCCGCTGGGTGGAGCTGCCGCTCGTCGAGGGCAGCCGGTTCTGGATGTTGGCCGGCTCGATCGCCGTGTGCGGGTTCGAGCACGGCGTGCGACAACTCGCCGCACTCGGACTGACCGGCCTCCCGCAGGCCATCGCGCCCGGGTGA